In Malania oleifera isolate guangnan ecotype guangnan chromosome 8, ASM2987363v1, whole genome shotgun sequence, a single window of DNA contains:
- the LOC131162212 gene encoding glycosyltransferase family 92 protein RCOM_0530710: MRRKVRTTLSLIFAAALLLAVASLNGFNRAISSDNHPVSSLSFASGRSNNNNNPSHKLSYAIREDFSSRQSLRHVSSVVAESIAADSVLVPDWQVLVVVSPDSVLFPDDEYSCVFQNNDSSPARPAGVLPFTNRTTFLCELPNSVRRLRPFFQPALTRASAKAAENLTPSRELIRWNFLAYESFSTANDVVLFAKGVNNRQGINRSPAELSCVFSSDSGVTVRTPVTTTAQEVFRCLHPPDDAIPISRDDRITISIEIVEENRILPSLAHYAPGRNLAIRKEKSLFCACTMVYNVAKFLKEWVKYHSSIGIDKFILYDNGSDDDLQKVIDELQEEGYNTRSLLWPWSKTQEAGFSHCALLAKDSCTWMIFIDVDEFIFSPSWLDSSQPSKLMLKSLLPKNNSITASSISSSSSPSVSSLRPVGEISLYCYDFGPSGQRSHPVEGVTQGYTCRRRAEERHKSMVLLEAVDESLLNVIHHFRVKQGYRVKKVRKEVAVVNHYKYQAWPEFKAKFRRRVSAYVVDWRQEVNPASKDRTPGLGFRPVEPAGWADRFCEVKDEGLKILTQRWFGVPRESWYEMPWQ; encoded by the coding sequence ATGCGCCGTAAAGTGCGCACCACCCTCTCCCTCATCTTCGCCGCCGCCCTCCTCCTCGCTGTCGCTTCCCTCAACGGCTTCAACCGCGCCATCTCCTCCGACAACCACCCCGTCTCCTCCCTCTCCTTCGCCTCCGGCCGgtccaacaacaacaacaaccccTCCCACAAGCTCAGCTACGCCATCCGAGAGGACTTCTCCTCCCGCCAAAGCCTCCGCCACGTCTCCTCCGTCGTGGCCGAGTCCATCGCCGCCGACTCCGTCCTCGTCCCCGACTGGCAGGTCCTCGTCGTCGTGTCGCCGGACTCTGTTTTGTTTCCCGACGATGAGTACTCCTGCGTTTTCCAGAACAACGATTCGTCCCCAGCGAGGCCCGCCGGCGTCCTGCCGTTCACGAACCGGACAACATTTCTCTGCGAGCTTCCGAACAGCGTTCGCCGGCTGCGGCCTTTCTTCCAGCCTGCGCTGACCAGGGCTTCGGCGAAGGCCGCGGAGAATCTCACGCCGTCGCGGGAGCTGATCCGGTGGAACTTTCTCGCGTACGAATCGTTCTCCACCGCTAATGACGTTGTGTTGTTCGCCAAAGGCGTGAACAACCGCCAGGGAATAAATCGGTCTCCGGCGGAGCTTAGCTGCGTCTTCTCCTCCGACTCCGGTGTCACCGTCAGAACTCCGGTCACCACTACAGCGCAAGAAGTCTTCCGGTGCCTCCACCCTCCGGATGACGCGATTCCGATCAGCCGGGATGATAGAATCACAATCTCCATCGAAATCGTTGAAGAGAATCGAATCCTACCGTCTCTGGCGCACTACGCGCCGGGGCGCAATTTAGCCATCCGTAAGGAGAAGTCGCTATTCTGCGCATGTACGATGGTGTACAACGTGGCGAAGTTTTTGAAGGAGTGGGTGAAGTACCATTCCAGTATCGGCATCGACAAGTTCATACTGTACGATAACGGCAGCGACGACGACCTGCAGAAAGTGATCGACGAGCTTCAAGAAGAAGGGTACAACACAAGAAGTCTGCTATGGCCATGGTCCAAAACACAAGAAGCCGGCTTCTCCCACTGCGCATTGCTTGCAAAAGATTCGTGTACATGGATGATTTTTATCGATGTTGACGAATTCATCTTCTCCCCGTCATGGCTCGATTCGTCACAACCATCGAAACTCATGTTAAAATCCCTCTTGCCGAAGAACAACTCGATTACGGCATCTTCAATATCATCATCTTCGTCTCCGTCCGTGTCTTCTCTGCGACCGGTCGGCGAAATTTCACTTTACTGTTACGATTTTGGGCCGTCGGGCCAGCGGTCGCACCCGGTCGAGGGGGTGACGCAGGGGTACACCTGCCGGCGAAGGGCAGAAGAGCGGCACAAGTCGATGGTGCTTTTGGAGGCGGTGGACGAATCGCTTTTGAACGTGATTCACCATTTTCGGGTGAAACAAGGCTACAGGGTGAAGAAGGTGAGGAAGGAGGTCGCGGTGGTGAACCACTACAAGTATCAGGCATGGCCGGAGTTCAAGGCCAAGTTCAGGCGAAGAGTATCGGCGTACGTGGTGGATTGGCGGCAGGAGGTGAATCCTGCCTCGAAGGATCGGACGCCGGGACTGGGGTTCCGGCCGGTGGAGCCGGCGGGGTGGGCCGATAGGTTTTGCGAGGTGAAGGACGAGGGGCTGAAGATTTTGACGCAGAGATGGTTCGGGGTTCCGAGGGAGTCCTGGTACGAAATGCCATGGCAATGA
- the LOC131162213 gene encoding uncharacterized protein LOC131162213 gives MGKVAEMNMNMNKKKKKKGRPSLLDLQKRSLRLQQKQQQQDEHGLISNPNSQNPNPPTPNSNPTRRSARRKTSPEPEWINDDDEDDERREKKLKLVVKLPSHLDHLPHPRSSGNSLGSDSNVDGENNEAAKKKRKINDVSDRSGHASTDKGEKFSKATDTPHGSGSRLDCGPTTPLPDKKLLVFILDRLQKKDTYSVFSEPVDPKELPDYHEIIEHPMDFQTIRMKLDGGLYSDLEQFEADVFLICANAMQYNAPDTIYFRQARSIQELAKKDFENLRQESDDSDSQPKVVRRGRPPNKNLKKSIGGSPYERVGPDLISDATLATGEDNSLGTNPYNLRKGSSPYKFRAADAPVKASYRSRNNETCAGWLEGKNEFSVSILKGVTMKNGKKQFNVDENRRDTYNQSPVSALEHELSVLPALSDELKQLMVVGLGSEHSYARSLARFAANLGPVVWGIASKKIQNVLPAGLKFGPGWVGENEAPHQQLSPFYEKPKSSTNFVCDVHPSAPLGPSPSCSNSVLPNTSSLHGKVNMMERGVLNSRSELCSIDSSIRQNKPEASYQIQQKLLVHPELNGYTSGFGFNSPPHVGMVKQGGTSTGRCFSEGPSVPSQMLGMVSGSNTAPIGLMHAKHLDSGEPVSCGSIIGLHSANFPAPGFSHGSNTMPISGLNGKPSSQGFSPDLNVRFQSPGSPNSTVQIGSLKQPDLALQL, from the exons ATGGGTAAGGTAGCGGAGATGAACATGAAcatgaacaagaagaagaagaagaaaggacgTCCTTCTCTCTTAGATCTTCAAAAGCGCAGTCTCCGGCTGCAACAAAAACAACAGCAACAAGACGAACACGGCCTTATCTCTAACCCTAATTCCCAAAACCCCAACCCTCCGACCCCCAATTCTAACCCTACACGCCGATCCGCTCGCCGCAAAACCTCCCCGGAGCCGGAATGGATTAACGACGACGACGAAGACGACGAGCGGAGGGAGAAGAAGCTCAAGCTCGTTGTGAAATTGCCCTCGCATCTCGATCATCTCCCCCACCCTAGATCCTCGGGGAATTCTCTCGGTTCCGATTCGAATGTGGATGGTGAGAATAACGAGGCGGCGAAGAAGAAGCGGAAGATCAACGACGTCAGCGACCGATCCGGTCACGCTTCCACCGATAAG GGTGAAAAGTTTTCGAAAGCGACGGACACTCCACATGGTTCCG GGTCGAGGTTGGACTGCGGCCCCACGACACCTTTGCCAGATAAAAAGTTGTTGGTGTTCATTCTAGACAGGCTTCAAAA GAAGGACACTTACAGCGTGTTCTCTGAGCCAGTCGATCCAAAAGAG CTTCCGGACTACCATGAGATTATAGAGCATCCTATGGATTTCCAAACCATTAGGATGAAACTAGATGGGGGACTTTATTCTGACTTGGAGCAATTTGAG GCAGATGTTTTTTTGATATGTGCAAATGCAATGCAGTATAATGCACCAGATACAATTTATTTTCGACAG GCACGATCCATACAAGAACTGGCTAAAAAAGACTTCGAAAATTTGAGACAAGAGAGTGATGATAGTGATTCACAACCTAAGGTTGTGAGGAGAGGTAGACCACCAAACAAGAATCTGAAGAAGTCTATTGGTGGCTCTCCATATGAGCGTGTTGGTCCTGATTTAATCTCTGATGCAACTCTTGCTACTGGGGAGGATAATTCTTTGGGCACAAACCCATACAATCTCAGAAAAGGATCTAGCCCATACAAGTTTCGGGCTGCTGATGCACCAGTAAAGGCGTCCTATAGGTCTCGGAACAATGAAACTTGTGCTGGATGGTTAGAAGGGAAGAATGAATTTTCAG TTTCTATTTTGAAGGGTGTGACAATGAAGAATGGGAAGAAACAATTTAATGTAGATGAGAACAGGCGTGACACCTACAACCAATCTCCCGTATCAGCCTTGGAACATGAGTTATCTGTGTTGCCCGCCCTCAGTGATGAATTGAAGCAGCTGATGGTG GTCGGTCTAGGTTCGGAGCATAGCTATGCAAGAAGCTTAGCTCGATTTGCTGCAAATCTTGGGCCTGTTGTTTGGGGAATTGCTtccaagaaaatccaaaatgttTTGCCTGCCGGACTCAAGTTTGGTCCTGGATGGGTGGGAGAAAATGAGGCACCACATCAGCAGCTTTCTCCATTTTATGAAAAGCCAAAATCTTCGACCAACTTTGTATGTGATGTCCATCCCAGTGCACCCCTTGGTCCATCACCTTCTTGCTCGAACTCTGTTCTCCCAAACACATCATCTTTGCATGGTAAAGTCAACATGATGGAACGTGGAGTATTAAATTCCCGAAGTGAGCTTTGTTCAATTGACAGTAGTATTAGACAAAACAAACCCGAGGCATCTTACCAGATTCAGCAAAAACTCCTTGTTCACCCCGAGTTGAATGGTTACACTAGTGGGTTTGGGTTCAATTCCCCACCTCATGTGGGGATGGTAAAACAAGGCGGCACATCAACAGGGAGGTGCTTTTCAGAAGGCCCTTCAGTGCCTTCTCAAATGCTTGGCATGGTTTCTGGAAGCAACACTGCTCCCATTGGTCTGATGCATGCAAAGCACTTGGATTCAGGTGAGCCTGTATCCTGTGGAAGCATAATCGGCCTGCATTCTGCGAATTTCCCAGCTCCAGGTTTCAGTCATGGGTCCAACACGATGCCAATTTCGGGGCTGAATGGAAAACCATCTTCCCAGGGATTCTCACCGGACCTTAATGTAAGATTTCAGTCACCAGGCTCACCTAATTCTACTGTGCAGATCGGTTCCTTGAAGCAACCTGATTTAGCATTGCAGCTCTGA